A window of Eucalyptus grandis isolate ANBG69807.140 chromosome 4, ASM1654582v1, whole genome shotgun sequence genomic DNA:
GTGGTGTTCTGCTGTGTATGTTGCTGTGGTTGGGTGAGTATGTATTTGACGGGGGCTGTTCGTGCGGTAGTTTGGGATTAAGCTTGATGCTTCTCTCTCTGTGGTTTTGCGGGGTTGCGGCTTTGTGATGTCTTCTAACGAATTTGACTTTGCTTTGTTGTTCCAAATTGGagatccttttttttcttttttaccttccGTTGCTGAGTGGTTTGATAATTGTTCTGATCTTGGTATTCCTTGTTTTTTGGGTTAGCTTTGGCCCTTCTCAGGTGCTTTCCTGAGAAATTGTGATGCATATAGAGGTTGCgaaattgcttcttttttttttcaggttttcATTGCTTCCTCCCACAAAAGTGTGAAAGAGTTTGATTCCCGTGTTTGTACTCTTTGCAATCAAAAGATCTAGGATTTTTGAAGGATGCAAAATGAAATTGCTATTTCTTTCTGGTTTTCATTgcttccttttgcaaaatgaaagCAAGAGGCTATTGAAGAGTACAAAATCCATGTCACGTGAGAGCCTCTCATATAGCTTGTCACATGTTCTGGTTTTCATTACCCATTTGCATTAGGATTTTCTAGTTATACTGTGTCAAACCGAAACCCTAATGCAATTGGGTTCAAGTTCAGTGGTCGGTGCCCATGGATTTATGATGTCTCCACGTGTGTGCTTTATTTGGTTCATTTCATGTGGTTTTTGTGTATAATAGATGAGTAGTTGGATGTCTTTATAAGTCAGTTGGTTGATTCTCACTTCTATGAATATAACCTAGAAGAACATTACTTTACCCATTTTGTTTTGCTACATGGACTTGTAATCTTGGGGATCATTTCTGATTTGTGGAAACACCTTGAAAATCAAAAAGTTGTgtgtttttaaatatttcttggTTGAATATTCACAGAGGTCAGATGAGTGATTAACTTTGATTAGATTCTTTCTTTGTAAATGGTTAGAAAACTAAATTTCTAAGATGCACATATATAattgttttaaatattttgatttgccGCTAACAttgattttccattttatgGTTGAAGATGGATTCCTCAGTTAATTGGAACTGTGTGTGTAAATGCTGATAAGTTCAGACTTTTCAAGCAAAATTATTTGGAGATAGTGTTCTTCTGAGCTAAGGTGTCTAAGATGGATGAACGAGCAGTTTCTTGTGATGGCTCTTCCCTGAAAATGGCTAGGGAAGTTAAGCTggaggaagatgaggaagaatTTCGCAGTTGTTGCGAAGATGATGAAGTGTGGACGGAGACTGACGATTCAGTTAAGGTGGAGCCCAAGTATATTTTAGGTGAATTTTCAGTGAAATTGTTCTTCAAGGGCATTTCAATCAACGAGTTCGGGGAATCTGCTGTTGAGCTTTCCGGAATTGGGGTGTCTATGGAACGGTTAGCTGATCTTCCTATTATCCAGGTGCAGAAAAAGTTGGATTTCTTTGTGGAGGAATCTGTGGCTGATTATTTAGCTCTGATGGACGGTCTAGTGGAGGCTTCACAGAACAATATCCGTCACGTTTATGCCTTTACTGATTCAAAGATGTTATATGATCAGGTAAGCTTGTCTAAAGAAGGATGTATCTGttattatttgatataatatttGTGAGTAGTAGAAATTATTTCGTTGGTCACATATTGTATATGCAGTGCAATTATAATAAATGGTCGGGTGACATGGGTGCTTTTGACAGATAATGAATGAAGATAAGCTTGAGATTCCACTTCTGGTTGCATTGAGGCAGAGAATACTGGAACATGCAGTTAATTTTGACACCTTCATTTTGGAAGCTGTGTCCAGTAATGAGCTGGATAGGGCATGCCGACTGGCCTGCGTGGCTATTGGGATCGTTTCATATCCCATCAATGGAGAGAAGTCTCTTGACAACTGTTCTATTTGTCGTGAGGATAGACCAACACCCATGATGATCACCATGAAATGTTCACACAAGTTCTGTTCCCAATGTATGAGAACTTATGTGGATGGAAAAGTACAAACTTCTCAAGTTCCTATCAGATGTCCCCAGTTGAAATGCAGATATTATGTAACCCCTGTAGAGTGCAAGTTTTTCCTTCCACTTGCTTCATATGAATCTCTGGAAAGAGTCCTTGGGGAAGCAAATATTCACTATGATAAAATCTATTGCCCCTTTCCGAATTGTTCTGTCCTGCTTGATCCTCAAGAATGCTTGTCAGCCAGGGCAAGTTCCTCAAGTCAGTCAGAAAACAGCTGCGTTGAATGTCCGGCTTGTCAGAGGTTTATCTGTTTGGAGTGTGGTGTCCCCTGGCACTCTTCATTGACCTGTGAGGAGTACCAAGATCTTCCAGCAGAGGAAAGAGATGCTGAAGACATCACTTTGCATCGTCTAGCAGCAAACAAGAGATGGAGGCGTTGCCAGCAGTGTCGTAGAATGATTGAACTCACTCAGGGTTGCTACCATATGACGTGCTGGTAAGAGGAATTGTTTGTTTATGAGCGATGATAATTCCTATGTGCAGGCTAGATGTAAGGTTTTATTCTGTTTTCTGGAATACTAGGGTACTTTGACCAGCATGACAGTTTGCACTTGGAAGTATGGAGTagatattctagaaataaaactTGGCACTTTAGCAAGTGCCTCACCATTAATGGAACTTGAATTATTACAGATGGGAAGGACAGGTTTGTCCGTTCCAATCATTGGGCCACTCTGAGGTTTTCCATGAATTAGTTAGAAGGCTCTTGCATCCTTTATGCAAGGCATGTACCTGGTGCAGTGTCCCTGCACGTAATCATGCAGTGAAGAGTGCTGTCGTACTTCCCAAGATAATGAATGCCGAACACATCAATAGcttttataaaatatgtttacTCAATACTATGCCAATTAGGTGCTTGCCGATCACTTTGCTGATGATCTCACTGGTTTAAACACCAAAGTAAAACTTGCATGTTATTTCTTAAGCTAGTTTTAGAGTACTAGCATTGCTCTACTTTAAATATGGAACTCATTAGTTGTAATATATAATTTCTCATAGGACTGCCTGATTGGTTTAACCTGAATTCTGTTTACTTTGTCTTGCAGGTGTGGCCACGAGTTCTGTTATTCTTGTGGTGCTGAATACCGAGAAGGCCAACAGACTTGTCAATGTGCATTCTGGGACGAAGACAATTCTGGGGATTTAGTTTCACATTCAGCTCAAGAATCAGAACAATGGGCCTGGGAAACTTTCAATTCACTCCCCATGATAATGGATGCATACTCGGACCAAGAGAGGTCACAACTGGCACTCATTCAAAGATTTCTTGCTGGTGGCTTCAGTCTCAGTGATCACCATCCATATCAATCCCCTCCTCGCTGTACAGACTCATACGTAGATGCTATTAAAGATTTGCATCAGCTTCCTTGGCTGGAGAGGTTTGTCTCCGTGATAAGTGATGATTACTATGAAGATTATATGCAATAAGATGTGTAACAATAGCAAGCCTTTAGGCAATAAGTTTCACACAGCTAAAAAAGGTCTTAGCTAGGTGGGTAAAGAGTTCCTCACTCTGTTCCCCCTTATTCACGCTGGCATGGAAAAATAGGTGCTTTTCCTTGGAGTCGTATCATTCTCTGTCGGAGTAGATAGACtgagaaaaaggggaaagaaaaaatatttatcttattGAGGCAATGGAAAGTCATTGAATCATATTTTTCTCCATGCATTCTCTTCTGAGCGCGTTATGGCAAATATCAATACTCTTGATTGCAAATTTGCGACATTAATGTGCTTCTGGTTCTTGAGGATGAGTTTGTTTCATTGATGTAATTTAGAGCTGATGCAGCAGTAAGATGACAAACGATATAGTGACGAAAGTAGTTGTGAAGAGCAGATAATGGATTAGTACAATGAAGTGGCTCTGAATGTCTTGATTCATCAGTGGTCATACATTCATCCGGGTTGGTGCCATTACATGTAAATAGGaacttttggtttttcttttatggtgTGAATCTTCAGTCGtgttaaaaaatcattaagatGGAAATTTATCCATTTTAATGTGAAGTTGAACCGTAAAAGCACTAGTTTTGAGTTTCTAACTGTTTCAGCTTCCAGCTGATCTTTGCTTTGAGAGGCCTGCGACATGTTCTGGCTTTGGACTTCTTCGAAATAAAGCAACGTTCTCAAAGCTCTGTCAAAAACTCAACTCAGCAATGCTAATACTATAAAAAGCTTTTGAAGTTTGTGCTTCATTACGTACTTGGGTTATGTGTTGGTATTGTTTAAACTTTTTCCCTGAATAATTTTATGGAATTAAAAGAGGTTCTTTTGGGGCTGGGCTGTGTCCTGTCTAATGAATTCACAGTGCAATTATTGTAGGTACGTACATACCGATCCTTTACTCTAATCCAAGAGAATCTCTATAAGTGCTAGCTGTTAAGAAAGCTCAAtctagattttgaaattgaaaaaactttCTAATTCTAATGATTATGTCAGAATAGGTTATGGAACAAGTATATTATTATGAACAACATTCAAAGACTTTTAGGGCTTGTTTGATAATCATTCAAACAGtgtcaaattctaattttttgtttgcgGGAGTAGTTTTGGATcgaatcgtgtttggtaaaatttttgttctcggaacaaatttctaattttatgtttctgtgaacaaatttctaattttttgttctcggaagtagatttggaataaaatcaataagaattaaaaaaattgattcttgtttccggaaaaatctaagaatcaagcattttcttcttcttcccttttctcttcttcttcttcccttttcttcttcttcatctatcaCTACCGCTACGGTTGCCGTCTACCACCCACTGCCGCCGATCGTCAGCAATCAATTTGGCGAgttcgccggaggcaagcccatgAATTATTTAATCTTATCATCAAAATTAAAACTAACGTACGGTGCCTAGTATATAAAAAGGCCGTCTCCACCTATGGTCTTTGGGCTGCTCATTATTGGGGCCCAATAAAAGCTTATTCGATTAGGGCGAGTCAAAGAGTCACTGCCAAGGAAAGACCTACCCACTCGGCCAACAAGGGCCAGCCTCGCTTGTCGGCCCTTGTCTAGCTGATCGCCGACCGACGACCGGCCACTtgaaaagaagaataggagagagaaaggaaaaaaggaaaaaggaaaaaaaaaaaaaaattatgtaaaaattaaaagaaaattatttggagtagaaattttgagcacggtatcaaacacatttctattccaaaatcaaaattttggacagttaccaaatggcttaaaagtttagaaattgttctcggatataaaataaataaaaaaatcatttcttattagaaattgttcccaagaacataatcgttaccaaacgcaccattaGCAAAGTTtgttctattccagaatcattTACACAAACAAGATGAATATCCCACTTTGGTGGATCCAGAACGTGACAAATTCATAATGAAGTAAGTCCAAAACGTGACGTATCCGGAACATAACACGAGACCAAAACGAAGAcatattcaaaatataatttacaacGGCTAATGATCTGTTAAAGATTTCATTTTCCCGAAATATATTGATTGAGCCGATCAAACCGATTGACAAAATCAATCTTGGAGACGAGTTTCAAATGAGAAAGCTATACTTATGGAAATCTCTTTAGGCAACCGGAATCAAGTAGAGATTGTATCTTTATCTTCAACGACCACAAAATCTCTTTGACTCATTTTGTCTAATGGGTAAAGTGGAAGAAAATCCTCCAATGATTGGCTAAGGTTAATGCGGCATGgggaagtatttaaggagattgaTCAGTTTAAAGGAGTTTGAGACACAAATATGAAATTTCTAAGTTTGAAGCTAAATCTCAATATCACTTGTCTTCTTCTGTGAGCTTAAAAAAGTTGTGATCGTAAGAGAAATACATAAAGAATGACTTAGTAAGAGagtgtgatctaccactaagtGTCTACGCTCGAAACTGTAATATCTTGTTGATCATATAGTGGAAGCTAGCTAGTAGGTTATCAGCGTGGAAAAGTTGACGTAAGCTTAATCTAaactgaaccactataaaatctATATGACATTTTCAATTTAAACCACTATCTCAAGCGCAAGGAAGAAACTAAGGAATGGACCTCAATGGCGAGAATAGGTTGTAAGTCAATTCTAGGGATTGTTCATGAGATAACTAACTTATTAGGGATAAAACAACTCGAGATCAAGGTTACGTTAGACTAGAGTATTCGACCATGAAAAGACCATTCGACCATAATGATCAAAGTGGACAATCATGTATCGTCATGAGTAGATTAATGGACGGATATAAATTGATTCAACTTGAGTATATATCGGTCGTGGGTGCCTTTGCATGGTCACTATACTGGTTTTTTTCCAATGCATTGATGGACTAACCTTCAAAATTCTAAGGATAGGTTTAAGTCTACAAGACAACTTATCTCACAAGCCCATTCCACTTAGGTGTGTAAAAAGGGGGAAGGGGGGCGCAAGATCGACACGCCTCAATGTCAATTTAAGACCTTGTAGCCTTACGCGATTCCCGCACCAAGCAAGACTTAGACCCGCATCCTATTTATGCCAAAACCAAGACTTTATGGCTTAGGCGATTCTATCTTGGAATGGACTCAATCCGAACGAACCTCATCTCCATTCCAGATgtgaacaactcaagcacaTGTTCAAGTATAAACATGAGTAAAATCATACAAAAGATTCAACATCCTACCCATGGTTTGACGGGTGAGCACTTAACTAGACTCAATAATAGAGACTACGGCCCTAGAGGAGATATAGGAATCTTACTTACCATGGCAAACCTCAAGGACCAACTTATATAGCTTGATGGATTGAGGATGCAAGGCAGAGAGAAATGAATGTGAGCTCCTCTTATTTATATTACTTGGTGTCATCATTACCAAGCCAAGTGATCCATTTCAAATTCTCCAAGTGTCTCGCCTAAGATCCTTAGTTGGCAAGCCTACTTATCCAATAATTGTGCCTAAATAGTGAGTTGGCCGGCTAAAAGATATCTAGCCATTTAGACGTCATCGATGATGGCCcgcttttctcattttcattggACCACCTATACCCCACATTTAATGAGGCAGTTAATGAAGTTTAATGATGATGGCATTCTAGTTGCCAACTCGGCATCTAGATTCTTCAGTCATTAATGAGGGGTTCGTGTATCGTTCTCTGATTGGTCCACATGTGTGCCACATTTTCTAGAACTTCCAAGATATTTTTGACCTCCATCATGACTTTTGAAAAGTCAAGGGACATCTCATCCTCCTTCATTTAATGAAGGTATTCTAGAATTTTCTCtactttattcttttattcattaagaAGGTGGTTTAGAGAATTCCGTCATCTAAGTTGGTTCCAAGGCCGGGAAATggatcattaggtacacctcGCAAAATCGAATCACGTACACCCGAGATTTGGCCATCAAGTCTCATGCTCGCCCGAACTGTTCCTTTGGACGGTCGGTTGGCCAAAAGGGTCGGTTGTCCTTCAGTTGGTTCAAGGCCAATTCTAAGGCTACCTATTGCCAAACACTAAGTCAAGGCACTCATGGACCTTATAATTAGTAACAGAATAGCCGGGTCTATCTTTGAGCTCATTCCGATTGGCACATGATCCATCCGTATAATGGTCAGTGCATTACTAATCCACGATTGGACATCACCAATTTGAGATTCATTTataatcactaagaattaaatagggaatgattcattttcagCCGGAAGACGATCGCATTTGATCAAGTCGAATCGTTTGTGTATTGGTGCATAGCTAAGCGGAATCACCCATGACCGGGCactagaagaggaagaagggaagaaaaaaaaaaagaaaaagaaaaagaaaagagaataaagaaaaatcaataaaatatccaaaaggaatattaatatattattaaaaattatttacgtcaaTACTTGGGTCCACATTAGTAAGGTCCGAgcaaaattggtcggatgagctcaataaacaaaatgttaaAATGTTTGTGATTCAATtagcaaatttaaaaatgtttataattgaattggtaaaaatacaatagatttaggattttttgaatgcctcctttattttgtttagcCAATTTTCACATAATGTTACttaattctagaaaattatgtggGCATTGTGACTAT
This region includes:
- the LOC104441261 gene encoding E3 ubiquitin-protein ligase dbl4; this encodes MDERAVSCDGSSLKMAREVKLEEDEEEFRSCCEDDEVWTETDDSVKVEPKYILGEFSVKLFFKGISINEFGESAVELSGIGVSMERLADLPIIQVQKKLDFFVEESVADYLALMDGLVEASQNNIRHVYAFTDSKMLYDQIMNEDKLEIPLLVALRQRILEHAVNFDTFILEAVSSNELDRACRLACVAIGIVSYPINGEKSLDNCSICREDRPTPMMITMKCSHKFCSQCMRTYVDGKVQTSQVPIRCPQLKCRYYVTPVECKFFLPLASYESLERVLGEANIHYDKIYCPFPNCSVLLDPQECLSARASSSSQSENSCVECPACQRFICLECGVPWHSSLTCEEYQDLPAEERDAEDITLHRLAANKRWRRCQQCRRMIELTQGCYHMTCWCGHEFCYSCGAEYREGQQTCQCAFWDEDNSGDLVSHSAQESEQWAWETFNSLPMIMDAYSDQERSQLALIQRFLAGGFSLSDHHPYQSPPRCTDSYVDAIKDLHQLPWLERFVSVISDDYYEDYMQ